The Roseicyclus marinus genome has a segment encoding these proteins:
- a CDS encoding alpha-D-ribose 1-methylphosphonate 5-triphosphate diphosphatase, whose protein sequence is MTEILTLANARLILPEGDITGRISFRGGEIVELAHGSAVPAGAVDCEGDIVAPGLVELHTDNLERHIRPRPSAHWPHKPAIVAHDAELAGCGITTVFDAIRVGSIEGKGGIGWSRYARDLADELLAMRASGALKISHHIHLRAEICSHSLIEELAQFGPEDRIGILSLMDHTPGQRQFADLGQYATYMKGKHGLSEEVFQEHVRTRKALGEVVRAPHEAAAVEAAQRLGAVLASHDDTEVDHVIRSAGHGIALAEFPTTREAARACRDHGIAVMMGAPNLVRGGSHSGNVSAMDLAREDLLDIVSSDYVPAALLYAAVLLGEIWGDLPRALATVTRAPAHAAGLMDRGSLAEGMRADVIRFRLVEGVPVLRGVWSAGARVA, encoded by the coding sequence ATGACAGAAATCCTGACGCTGGCCAATGCACGGCTGATCTTGCCCGAGGGCGACATCACGGGGCGGATCAGCTTTCGCGGGGGCGAGATCGTCGAACTGGCCCATGGCAGCGCTGTGCCGGCAGGGGCCGTGGATTGCGAGGGCGATATCGTCGCGCCGGGCCTGGTGGAATTGCATACCGACAACCTCGAGCGTCACATCCGCCCCCGACCCTCGGCGCATTGGCCGCACAAACCCGCCATTGTCGCCCATGATGCCGAGCTTGCGGGCTGCGGGATCACCACGGTCTTCGACGCGATCCGGGTGGGCTCGATCGAGGGCAAGGGCGGCATCGGCTGGTCGCGCTATGCCCGCGACCTGGCCGATGAACTCTTGGCGATGCGGGCCTCGGGGGCGCTCAAGATCAGCCATCACATCCACCTGCGCGCCGAGATCTGTTCCCATTCGCTGATCGAGGAACTGGCCCAGTTCGGGCCCGAGGACCGGATCGGCATCCTGAGCCTGATGGACCATACGCCGGGCCAGCGCCAATTCGCGGATCTGGGGCAATACGCCACCTACATGAAGGGCAAGCACGGGCTGTCCGAGGAGGTGTTCCAGGAGCATGTCCGCACGCGCAAGGCGCTGGGCGAGGTGGTGCGCGCGCCCCATGAGGCCGCCGCCGTCGAGGCCGCGCAACGGCTGGGCGCGGTCCTGGCCAGCCATGACGACACCGAGGTGGACCATGTGATCCGCTCCGCCGGCCATGGCATCGCGCTGGCGGAATTTCCCACGACGCGCGAGGCCGCGCGCGCCTGCCGTGACCATGGCATCGCGGTGATGATGGGGGCCCCGAACCTTGTGCGGGGCGGATCGCATTCGGGCAATGTCTCGGCCATGGACCTGGCGCGCGAGGACCTCCTCGACATCGTCTCGTCGGATTACGTGCCTGCGGCGCTCCTTTATGCGGCCGTGCTTCTGGGCGAGATCTGGGGCGATCTGCCCCGGGCGCTGGCGACCGTGACGCGCGCGCCCGCCCATGCGGCGGGGCTTATGGACCGGGGAAGCCTCGCCGAAGGGATGCGGGCCGATGTGATCCGGTTCCGGCTGGTCGAGGGCGTGCCGGTCCTGCGCGGGGTCTGGTCGGCGGGGGCGCGCGTTGCCTGA